The DNA window TGAGGTCCGGATTCAACATCTCACCCGTCTTCGAGACCGCGATCCGGACCGCCTCGTCGGCGGTCTCCACGTCGTACACGGGAACGGCCGCCTCCACGACGACTCGACAGTCCATCACGTGAAGACGTACCGTGCGAACGAGTATGAAGGTTCGGCCGCGGAGCGGTCCCCGCCGCCTCGGGGGATCACTCCCCGCCGGCGCGGAGGTAATAGAACACGTACGTCTGGGCGTATCCGGCGTACTCGCCGCCGAACCGCTCGCGAATCGCGCGGGACGTCTCCGCGTACGATCCGCGGTCGCAGTCGGGGTAGTACTCCTCGATGGTCGTGTTGATCCACGTGTCGAGCGGGACCGCCTCGAGAAATCCCAGAGAGAAGAGCGCGACGCAGTCGGCCACCTTGTCGCCGACGCCGACGAACCGGGTCAGCGACTCCCGCGCCTCCTCGTACGGGAGGCCGATCGCCTCGCGCGGGTCCGCCTCCCCGGACGCGACCATCTCCGCGGTCCGCCGGACGTAGGGCGCTCGATACCCGAGCGAGAGGTCCCGGAGGTCGGATTCGCTCCGCGCCGCGAGCTGCGCCGGCGTCGGAAACGCGCGATACGTCTCCCCGTCGAGGTCGACGGCGTCCCCGTACGACTCCCGAAGCCTGCGTTGCATCCCGTGGATCCGGGCGACGCGCATCTGTGCCGAGCAGATGAACGAGACGAGACAGGGGAACGCCGGGTCCCGAACCAGCCGCATCCCCTCGTATCGGTCGTAGGCCCGCTCCAGCAGCGGGAGGTCGGGCGTCGCGTCCCGGATCGCGTCGAGGTCGTCGTCGAGTCGGAGCAGGTGGGTGAGAAGCGGCACCGCGTCCGTCGACGCCTCCCACTCGAGCGTCCCGTCGTGAACGCCGCCGACCTGGCGGACTCGGAGGGGAACCCGCTCGTCCGTGACGTCCGGGATCGGGGCGACGACGGTTTCGTACCACTCGTCGCCGCCGTGGGCGTGGAGGTCCTCGTAGGTTCGACCGTCGGCGCGGTTCCACAGGTAGCTCTGTCCGCTCTCGACGGTCGCCTGGAGGTCGAAGGGTCCGGCGAGGTCGGCGACGTCGATCGCTCCTCGTTCCATCGGATCCGCGGAAGCGACGCGAACGTATCCGGGTTTCGGTACCCCGGATCGCCGACGAGGACCGAGCGGGAGGAAAACCCGGATCCGGACGCGGCGGCGAAGGGGCTTTTCCCGTCGACGCCCTACGTCCGCCATGCCGACGTACCGCCGGAGCACCCGGATCGCCGCCCCCATCGACGACGTGTGGGAGTTCCACTCCACGGTCGACGGGCTCCTCGAGTTGACGCCCGACTGGATGAACATGCGGATCGAGGCCGTCGAGGGGCCGGACGGCGAGCGCGACCCCGGCGTGTTGACGGCGGGTTCACGGATCCGGATGTCGATCCGACCGTTCGGCGTCGTCCCCCGCCAGCGGTGGATATCGCGGATCGTCGAGCGCGAGCCCGAGGGAACCGCGCCGGTCGAGGGAAGCGCCTACTTCGTCGACGACATGGTCGACGGCCCGTTCCGAACCTGGGAGCACACCCACGCCTTCTACGCCGACGGCGACGAGACCGTGCTCACGGACACCGTCGAGTACCGGCTCCCGTTCGGCCCGCTCGGCGAGGCGGCGGGGCCGTTCGCGAAGATCGGCTTCGAGGGGATGTTCCGGGACCGACACCGTCGGACCGCCGACCGCTTCGACGCGGAGTGACCACAGCGGAGCCGACGTCGGGGAGCGAACCGGGGCCGAACCGAGGTCACCAGACTACGGCGATACCGTTGGAGGCGGCGTCATCTCGAGGTCGAACTCGAAGACCGCCCCGTCGTCGTTGCGGACGTCGACGGTCCAGTCGTGGGCCTCGGCGATGCGGTCCACGATGGCGAGGCCGATGCCGGAACTGTCCGCGGTCGAAAACCCGGAATCGAACACGGAGTCGCGGACGTCCGGCGAGACGCCGGGACCGTCGTCCGAGACGTACATCCCCACGACGCCGTCCGCTCCGACCCGCGGACCGACCTCGATCTCGACCTCCGGCCCGCCGTGATCGACCGCGTTCCGGAAGAGGTTCTCCAGGGCCTGCCGGAACCGTCCGGGGTCCGCCTCGACGCGTCCCGTTCCCTCGGCGACCGTGAGCGTCGCGTTCGGGGCCCGGACGGACCCCCACGCCTCCTCGGCGAGGGAGGCGACCGGAACCGACTCCGTCTCGCCGATCGTCTCGCCGCGTCGTGCCAGCATCAGGAGGTCGTCGATGAGCGTCCCCATCCGATCGACCGCGTTCTCCATCGCGTCGTAATGCGACGGCCGAACGTCGTCGGCCGCGAGATCCAGATAGCCGGAGAACACGTTGAGCGGGTTCCGGAGGTCGTGTGAGACGACCGCGCTGAACTGTTCGAGCCGTTCGGCCTGGCTCCGGAGTTCCGTCCGCCGCTCGTTGCGCG is part of the Halorubrum aethiopicum genome and encodes:
- a CDS encoding DNA-3-methyladenine glycosylase family protein; this encodes MERGAIDVADLAGPFDLQATVESGQSYLWNRADGRTYEDLHAHGGDEWYETVVAPIPDVTDERVPLRVRQVGGVHDGTLEWEASTDAVPLLTHLLRLDDDLDAIRDATPDLPLLERAYDRYEGMRLVRDPAFPCLVSFICSAQMRVARIHGMQRRLRESYGDAVDLDGETYRAFPTPAQLAARSESDLRDLSLGYRAPYVRRTAEMVASGEADPREAIGLPYEEARESLTRFVGVGDKVADCVALFSLGFLEAVPLDTWINTTIEEYYPDCDRGSYAETSRAIRERFGGEYAGYAQTYVFYYLRAGGE
- a CDS encoding SRPBCC family protein: MPTYRRSTRIAAPIDDVWEFHSTVDGLLELTPDWMNMRIEAVEGPDGERDPGVLTAGSRIRMSIRPFGVVPRQRWISRIVEREPEGTAPVEGSAYFVDDMVDGPFRTWEHTHAFYADGDETVLTDTVEYRLPFGPLGEAAGPFAKIGFEGMFRDRHRRTADRFDAE